The Canis lupus dingo isolate Sandy chromosome 11, ASM325472v2, whole genome shotgun sequence genome includes a region encoding these proteins:
- the LOC112650424 gene encoding interferon alpha-1/2 → MALPCSFSVALVLLSCHSLCCLACHLADTHGLRNWRVLTLLGQMRRLSAGSCDHYTNDFAFPKELFDGQRLQEAQALSVVHVMTQKVFHLFCPDTSSAPWNMTLLEELCSGLSEQLDDLEACPLQEAGLAETPLMHEDSTLRTYFQRISLYLQDRNHSPCAWEMVRAEIGRSFFSSTILQERIRRRK, encoded by the coding sequence atggccctgccctgctccttctCGGTGGCCCTGGTGCTGCTCAGCTGCCACTCCCTGTGCTGTCTGGCTTGCCACCTGGCCGACACCCACGGCCTGCGCAACTGGAGGGTCCTGACGCTCCTGGGACAGATGAGGAGACTCTCCGCCGGCTCTTGTGACCACTACACCAATGACTTTGCCTTCCCCAAGGAGCTGTTTGATGGCCAGCGGCTCCAGGAGGCGCAGGCCCTCTCTGTGGTCCACGTGATGACCCAGAAGGTCTTCCACCTCTTCTGCCCGGACACGTCCTCTGCTCCTTGGAACATGACTCTCCTGGAGGAACTGTGCTCGGGGCTCTCTGAGCAGCTGGATGACCTGGAGGCCTGTCCCCTGCAGGAGGCGGGGCTGGCCGAGACCCCCCTCATGCATGAGGACTCCACCCTGAGGACCTACTTCCAAAggatctccctctacctgcaaGACAGGAACCACAGCCCGTGTGCCTGGGAGATGGTCCGAGCAGAAATCGGGAGATCCTTCTTCTCCTCGACAATCTTGCAAGAAAGAatcaggaggaggaaatga